A genomic region of Capnocytophaga canimorsus contains the following coding sequences:
- a CDS encoding dihydrodipicolinate synthase family protein has product MKNLIAATYTPMHPNGAIAPEVIGQYANFLKKNKVSGIFANGSTGDFASLSVAERKVLIEAWAAEKSADFFITNHVGDINLNHAVELAGHCANKVDAISVLAPFYFKPNLDKLVDYCKAVAQAAPNIPFYYYHIPELTGAQLDMPTFMKKAKAQIPTFAGLKFTQNNMIHYALSKSFDNEGFNILFGVDEAFLASLPLGAKGWVGSTYNHLAPLYLAIQDAFHQGDYTKATELQVKAIEFVNIVASYGGFNGGGKSFMKLLGVDCGPARYPHVTLTDSQLNEIFQKLKNLGLTEYFSKK; this is encoded by the coding sequence ATGAAAAACTTAATTGCGGCTACCTATACACCTATGCACCCAAATGGAGCTATTGCGCCAGAGGTTATTGGTCAGTACGCGAATTTTTTGAAAAAAAATAAGGTATCGGGCATTTTTGCTAACGGTTCCACAGGAGATTTTGCATCGTTATCTGTTGCAGAGCGAAAAGTTTTGATAGAGGCTTGGGCAGCAGAGAAAAGTGCGGATTTTTTCATTACCAACCACGTAGGAGATATTAACCTCAATCACGCTGTTGAATTGGCTGGGCATTGTGCCAATAAGGTTGATGCCATTTCGGTTTTAGCACCTTTTTATTTTAAGCCCAATTTAGACAAACTCGTTGATTATTGCAAAGCTGTGGCTCAAGCTGCCCCTAACATTCCATTTTATTACTACCACATTCCGGAACTTACAGGGGCACAGCTAGATATGCCTACTTTTATGAAAAAAGCCAAAGCGCAAATACCTACTTTTGCTGGACTAAAATTCACGCAAAACAATATGATTCATTATGCACTATCTAAATCGTTTGACAACGAAGGATTTAATATATTGTTCGGAGTTGACGAAGCCTTTCTCGCCAGTTTACCTTTAGGAGCAAAAGGCTGGGTAGGAAGTACTTATAATCACTTAGCACCATTGTATTTGGCAATACAAGATGCTTTTCATCAGGGCGATTACACTAAAGCAACTGAGTTACAAGTAAAAGCCATTGAATTTGTGAACATTGTGGCTTCGTATGGAGGTTTTAATGGTGGGGGAAAAAGTTTTATGAAACTTTTAGGGGTAGATTGTGGTCCTGCACGTTATCCGCACGTTACCCTTACCGATTCACAACTTAATGAAATCTTCCAAAAACTAAAAAATTTAGGATTGACCGAATATTTTTCTAAAAAATAG
- a CDS encoding GNAT family N-acyltransferase, with the protein MQSKERVGLVSAKEVAKAINLEKYGFLGTFAGWALMKMLRISDLNKIYERNKHFEGIDFLNKIIDEFEICFEIPEEDLRNIPKDGAFITISNHPLGGIDGILLLKLLLEKRPDFKIIANFLLQRIAPLAPYVMPVNPFENHKEAKSSVLGFKQAIKHLKEGMPLGLFPAGEVSVSKNGKLVVDKPWEEAAMKLAKKAQVPIIPIYFHAKNSKLFYTLSKISGTLRTAKLPSELLTQRKRTIYIRIGKPISVQTQEEYTSIDSYTEFLRKKTYILANAFEQNRKFLPLATVLKSNRTPKPEQIVNPISVELVEKEIETITKKDLRLLKSNNYEVFLATYDDIPNIMHEIGRLRELTFRQVGEGTNLSSDLDHFDTFYHHLFLWDSDAKCIAGAYRMGLGAHIFPKYGIDGFYTHDLFRFEPELYKMMSKTIEMGRAFIVPEYQQKPMPLFLLWKGIVHTTLRYPEHKYLLGGVSISNQFSNFSKSLMIEFMKSNYYDPYVAQYVKPKKEFKVKLKDEDKDFIFDETKADLNKFDKIIDELEPGNLRLPVLIKKYIKQNAKVIAFNVDPLFNNAIDGLMYIRISDLPESTMRPVMEEFQAELEAKNK; encoded by the coding sequence ATGCAAAGCAAAGAACGTGTGGGGCTTGTTAGTGCTAAGGAAGTCGCTAAAGCGATTAACCTTGAAAAGTACGGATTTTTAGGTACTTTCGCAGGGTGGGCTTTAATGAAAATGCTGCGCATTTCCGATTTGAATAAAATTTACGAGCGTAATAAACATTTCGAGGGTATCGATTTTCTCAATAAAATTATTGATGAATTTGAAATATGTTTTGAAATTCCTGAAGAAGATTTAAGAAATATACCAAAAGACGGAGCCTTCATAACCATTTCAAACCATCCGTTAGGAGGTATTGACGGAATACTCCTCTTAAAACTATTGCTTGAAAAACGCCCTGATTTTAAAATCATTGCTAATTTTTTACTACAGCGGATCGCTCCTTTGGCACCCTACGTGATGCCTGTCAATCCGTTTGAAAATCACAAAGAAGCAAAATCAAGTGTTTTAGGTTTTAAACAGGCTATCAAGCATTTAAAAGAAGGTATGCCTTTAGGGCTTTTTCCTGCGGGTGAAGTTTCGGTAAGTAAAAACGGAAAATTAGTGGTAGATAAACCTTGGGAAGAAGCGGCAATGAAACTGGCTAAAAAAGCCCAAGTGCCTATTATCCCAATTTATTTTCACGCCAAGAATAGCAAACTTTTCTATACATTATCAAAAATTAGTGGTACTCTACGTACTGCTAAGTTACCCTCTGAGTTGTTAACACAAAGGAAACGAACCATTTACATACGCATTGGAAAACCCATTTCAGTACAGACCCAAGAGGAATATACCTCTATTGATAGTTATACCGAGTTTTTAAGAAAAAAAACGTACATTTTAGCCAATGCCTTTGAACAAAATCGGAAATTTTTACCTTTGGCTACAGTACTTAAATCTAACAGAACCCCAAAGCCAGAGCAAATTGTAAATCCAATTTCTGTAGAATTGGTGGAAAAAGAAATTGAAACCATTACAAAGAAGGATTTACGCTTACTTAAAAGTAATAACTACGAGGTTTTTTTAGCTACGTACGATGATATTCCTAACATTATGCACGAAATTGGGCGACTGCGAGAGCTCACTTTTCGTCAGGTAGGCGAAGGAACAAATCTTTCCAGTGATTTGGATCATTTTGATACTTTCTATCATCACTTATTCTTATGGGATAGTGACGCCAAATGCATTGCAGGAGCTTATCGTATGGGATTGGGGGCTCATATTTTTCCTAAATATGGAATAGATGGCTTTTACACCCACGATTTGTTTCGCTTTGAACCAGAGCTTTACAAAATGATGAGCAAAACCATTGAAATGGGGAGAGCCTTTATCGTTCCTGAATATCAACAAAAACCAATGCCTTTATTCCTGCTTTGGAAAGGTATCGTACATACCACTTTGCGCTATCCTGAACATAAATATCTTTTAGGAGGTGTTAGTATAAGTAATCAGTTTTCGAATTTCTCAAAATCATTGATGATTGAGTTTATGAAATCAAATTATTACGATCCTTATGTGGCTCAGTACGTAAAACCTAAAAAAGAGTTCAAAGTAAAACTTAAAGATGAAGATAAAGATTTTATCTTTGATGAAACGAAAGCTGACCTAAACAAATTTGACAAAATTATTGATGAGTTGGAACCTGGAAACTTGCGTTTACCCGTTTTGATAAAGAAATACATCAAGCAGAATGCGAAGGTAATCGCTTTCAATGTGGATCCGTTGTTTAATAATGCCATTGACGGACTGATGTACATTCGCATTTCGGACTTGCCCGAAAGTACAATGCGACCTGTTATGGAAGAATTCCAAGCGGAATTAGAAGCTAAAAATAAATAA
- a CDS encoding glycosyltransferase family 117 protein has translation MEKQFKKYEIITGWIAFLVALITYGLTVEPTLSYWDCGEYIATSAKLQIGHPPGAPFFQMMGAFFAMFAPSAEKVALFVNWMSVLSSAFTILFLFFIITNLTKKLALRSNQPLDLPKTIAVLGSGFVGALAYTFSDSFWFNAVEAEVYAMAMLFMAVMFWLGIKWTDNLHQPRGDKWLILISLVIGLSFGVHFMALLTIPAIGMLYFFNSNIKKSVKNFFLANIISVAVLLLIFKLILPYTLAYFGYLEVFFVNSVGLPFNSGTIIAGISIILAFYATLRYTYRNGKTHLQTITLCILFVLIGFSTWIMIPIRANAHTVINENSPTDARLLLAYYKLEQYPETHLFYGPMFSDKYAGLDEKNPYMDDKPKYERDYKQNKYVIVNAYENARMRPNSSHEGILPRMWNSPNATNYMAITGLLDFSIKPEYFSNDDLRQGVAEFKKRLQEGQVSLEDYDRFLSRFKDYIDVKKPSFWQNIQYLFSYQMNYMYWRYFMWNFVGRQNDIQGKKDGNGSWLSGIHFIDDFRLGAQENLPSDVLNNKARNTYFFLPLILGIVGLFYMLLKSERQTWVIFVLFMFTGLALKVYLNERPFEPRERDYALVGSFFTFAIWIGVGVYAVFELLRRAVMSRIAAPLSVLVTLLTVPVLMANQNWDDHSRAGRYTARAVAKAYLDSVKEDVGALLFTIGDNDTFGVWYAQEIENYRTDVRAINTALLSTDWYIDQMKRKAYQSDPIPSQLTHDKYAYGIRDVVYYNPLTENTWNVKDLMNWIESEDPKTQMTFKNGHKAYFYPTHKIRIPVNKENVLKSGVVKPQDAHLIVEYIDIELPKSGIEKNRMLMLDIIANNDWKRPIYFTGGSLSPEEYIWMKDYLQLDGFVYKLAPIKTPIDKKNPFDIGRIDTDLMFDIVMRWDWGNMESPDIYHDPETRKNGMIFRGNLARLKEALLKEGKTEKAKKVIDLAMTKIPFEYFGYYFSLEPFIEGYYQTGQSQKARELILKIAQKYQEELNYYVHLPLEQRYENFAEIQYTAQHYGSLLAIAVKNKDTEFAKNQEVIFRKYLANFIDEIDEEESLMDDLNEQTTPEDSLVKDSLERLKN, from the coding sequence ATGGAAAAGCAATTTAAAAAATACGAAATTATTACGGGGTGGATCGCCTTTTTAGTGGCACTTATTACTTACGGACTTACGGTAGAGCCAACTTTAAGTTATTGGGATTGTGGTGAATATATAGCTACATCGGCTAAACTACAGATAGGGCATCCGCCGGGGGCACCATTTTTTCAAATGATGGGAGCTTTTTTTGCTATGTTCGCGCCTTCTGCTGAAAAAGTAGCTTTGTTTGTGAACTGGATGTCCGTACTTTCCAGTGCTTTTACGATTTTATTTTTGTTTTTCATTATTACTAATTTGACCAAAAAATTGGCTTTACGTTCCAATCAGCCCCTTGACTTACCAAAGACAATTGCTGTTTTGGGAAGTGGGTTTGTAGGCGCTTTAGCTTACACGTTTTCGGATAGTTTTTGGTTTAATGCCGTAGAAGCCGAAGTATATGCTATGGCAATGCTTTTTATGGCGGTGATGTTTTGGTTGGGAATTAAATGGACAGATAATTTACATCAACCAAGAGGTGATAAATGGTTGATTTTGATATCTTTGGTGATAGGTCTTTCTTTTGGGGTACATTTTATGGCACTATTGACCATTCCGGCAATCGGTATGCTTTATTTCTTCAATAGTAATATCAAAAAGAGTGTAAAGAATTTTTTCTTAGCTAATATAATTTCTGTGGCTGTACTGCTACTTATTTTTAAGTTGATATTGCCCTATACTTTGGCATATTTCGGATATTTGGAGGTGTTTTTTGTAAATTCTGTGGGTTTGCCTTTCAACTCGGGAACAATTATAGCCGGAATTTCCATCATTTTGGCTTTTTACGCTACACTTCGCTATACGTATCGTAACGGAAAAACACATTTGCAGACCATTACTTTGTGTATTCTTTTTGTGCTTATTGGTTTTTCTACTTGGATAATGATTCCTATTCGAGCCAATGCTCATACAGTAATTAACGAAAATAGTCCCACTGATGCCCGTTTGCTTTTGGCTTATTACAAATTGGAACAATATCCTGAAACCCACTTGTTCTACGGACCGATGTTCTCTGATAAATATGCAGGTCTTGATGAGAAAAACCCGTATATGGACGACAAACCCAAATACGAAAGGGATTATAAACAGAATAAGTATGTAATTGTAAACGCTTATGAGAATGCTCGAATGCGTCCTAATTCCAGCCATGAAGGAATTTTACCGCGTATGTGGAACTCTCCAAATGCTACGAACTATATGGCGATTACAGGGCTGCTTGATTTTAGCATCAAACCCGAATATTTTTCGAATGATGACCTGCGTCAAGGTGTGGCAGAATTCAAAAAGCGCTTACAAGAGGGGCAAGTTAGTTTGGAGGATTACGACCGTTTTTTATCGCGTTTTAAGGACTATATTGATGTTAAAAAGCCTTCATTCTGGCAAAATATTCAATACCTATTTTCTTATCAGATGAATTATATGTATTGGCGTTATTTTATGTGGAATTTTGTAGGTCGGCAAAATGATATTCAAGGGAAAAAAGATGGTAATGGGAGTTGGCTTAGTGGTATCCACTTTATAGATGATTTCCGTTTGGGGGCTCAGGAAAATCTCCCTTCCGATGTGTTAAATAACAAAGCGCGAAACACGTATTTTTTCTTACCTTTAATTTTAGGAATTGTAGGTTTGTTTTATATGCTTTTGAAAAGTGAACGTCAAACTTGGGTTATTTTTGTGCTTTTTATGTTTACGGGGTTGGCTTTAAAAGTGTATTTGAACGAAAGACCCTTTGAACCTCGTGAGCGTGATTATGCTTTGGTGGGTTCGTTCTTTACTTTTGCCATTTGGATAGGAGTAGGCGTATATGCTGTTTTCGAACTTTTACGAAGAGCCGTGATGAGCCGCATTGCAGCACCACTTTCGGTATTAGTAACACTACTTACTGTTCCAGTGCTTATGGCAAACCAAAATTGGGACGACCATAGCCGTGCGGGGCGTTACACGGCACGTGCCGTAGCAAAAGCATATTTAGATTCGGTCAAAGAAGATGTTGGGGCATTGCTCTTTACCATTGGTGATAATGATACTTTTGGGGTATGGTATGCTCAAGAAATTGAAAATTATCGTACTGATGTTCGTGCCATAAATACTGCGTTACTCTCTACCGATTGGTATATTGACCAAATGAAACGCAAGGCGTACCAAAGCGACCCCATTCCCTCACAGCTCACTCACGATAAGTACGCCTATGGTATTCGCGATGTGGTGTATTACAATCCGCTTACCGAAAATACTTGGAATGTTAAAGATCTTATGAATTGGATTGAAAGCGAAGATCCTAAAACTCAAATGACTTTTAAAAACGGACATAAAGCGTATTTCTATCCTACCCATAAGATACGTATTCCTGTAAATAAAGAAAACGTGCTCAAAAGTGGTGTGGTAAAACCTCAAGACGCTCATTTGATTGTAGAATATATTGATATTGAGCTGCCTAAATCGGGGATTGAAAAAAACCGAATGCTTATGCTTGATATTATCGCGAATAACGATTGGAAGCGCCCGATTTATTTTACAGGAGGAAGTTTAAGTCCTGAAGAATACATTTGGATGAAAGATTATTTACAACTTGACGGATTTGTGTATAAATTGGCGCCCATTAAAACCCCGATTGACAAAAAAAATCCGTTCGATATAGGGCGTATCGATACCGATTTGATGTTTGACATTGTAATGCGCTGGGACTGGGGGAATATGGAAAGTCCAGACATTTATCACGATCCTGAAACTCGTAAAAACGGAATGATTTTCAGAGGGAATTTGGCACGGCTTAAAGAGGCTTTACTTAAAGAAGGAAAAACCGAAAAGGCTAAAAAAGTAATAGATTTGGCAATGACTAAAATTCCGTTCGAGTATTTTGGGTACTACTTTTCGTTAGAGCCTTTCATTGAAGGATATTACCAAACGGGGCAATCCCAAAAGGCGCGTGAGCTTATCCTGAAAATTGCTCAGAAATACCAAGAAGAACTTAATTATTATGTTCATTTGCCTTTAGAGCAACGTTATGAAAATTTCGCTGAAATTCAATATACCGCACAGCATTATGGTTCGCTTTTGGCTATTGCAGTGAAAAATAAGGATACTGAATTTGCTAAAAATCAAGAAGTTATTTTTAGGAAATATTTAGCCAATTTCATTGATGAAATCGACGAAGAAGAATCACTGATGGATGACTTAAACGAGCAAACTACTCCAGAAGACAGTTTAGTTAAAGATAGCTTGGAAAGATTGAAAAATTAA
- a CDS encoding phosphatase PAP2 family protein has product MQYITNMFQNLKKLPIYWYVLMSYLLLTSIVAVVFEPKIIIINRLIFIGLLCFALILGRTFPKVKSIIHLVLAYAFLGVIYKETAIIHPLFFSPIDGFLMKLDAYLFGVQPALAFSAIFPQVWISELLFFGYFSYYLMPLIVIFSLRNEPEVKINQFGGILITSFVIYYLIFILIPAIGPQFYWDYPENHIEAQGFFGKIVKIIQTKGEAPTAAFPSSHVGISVVILLWLYSHNKKLFLGILPFTAILIFSTVYIKAHYAVDVLAGLLSGVLIYFITYGYYKRS; this is encoded by the coding sequence ATGCAATATATCACAAATATGTTCCAAAACTTGAAAAAACTTCCTATTTATTGGTATGTTTTGATGTCGTATTTGCTTCTCACAAGTATAGTAGCTGTTGTTTTTGAGCCGAAGATAATTATTATAAATCGATTGATTTTCATAGGTTTATTGTGTTTTGCTCTTATTTTAGGAAGAACGTTCCCGAAAGTCAAAAGTATCATTCATTTGGTGTTGGCATATGCATTTTTAGGAGTGATTTATAAGGAAACTGCCATAATCCATCCGCTTTTTTTTAGTCCGATTGATGGTTTTTTGATGAAGTTGGACGCTTACTTGTTCGGAGTTCAACCCGCTTTGGCTTTTTCGGCTATATTTCCACAGGTTTGGATTAGCGAATTGCTTTTTTTTGGATATTTTTCGTATTATCTGATGCCTTTAATAGTCATATTTTCACTTAGAAACGAACCCGAAGTCAAAATTAATCAATTTGGAGGGATTCTTATTACTTCATTTGTGATATACTACCTGATTTTCATACTAATTCCTGCCATAGGTCCGCAATTTTATTGGGATTATCCCGAAAACCACATCGAAGCTCAAGGTTTTTTCGGAAAAATCGTAAAAATCATTCAGACCAAAGGCGAAGCTCCTACCGCAGCTTTTCCAAGTTCGCACGTGGGTATTAGCGTAGTGATTCTACTTTGGCTTTATTCTCACAACAAAAAATTATTCTTGGGTATTCTTCCGTTTACAGCAATACTCATATTTTCAACAGTTTATATCAAGGCCCATTATGCAGTTGATGTCTTAGCAGGATTGTTATCGGGTGTATTGATTTATTTTATCACTTATGGTTACTATAAAAGAAGTTAA
- a CDS encoding DUF5522 domain-containing protein, with protein MSQVLENDDFYYSEKGYKIFTEKYLLKRGYCCQDGCKHCPYGYSKKTGTIKSRK; from the coding sequence ATGAGTCAAGTGTTGGAAAATGATGATTTTTACTATTCCGAAAAGGGGTATAAAATCTTTACCGAAAAATACCTACTAAAAAGAGGATATTGTTGCCAAGACGGTTGCAAACACTGCCCTTACGGATATTCTAAAAAGACAGGAACAATAAAGTCTAGAAAATAA
- a CDS encoding GH3 auxin-responsive promoter family protein → MSLKSFLAKIFAASVRKKIDRWANRPVETQEKVFQELIQSAKNTQFGKDHHFQEIISHSDFVKNVPIRDYEALKPYIERVVAGEENVLWQGKPIYFAKTSGTTSGAKYIPITKASMPYHIEAARDAILCYVHQTQKADFVNGKMIFLQGSPVLEEKKGIKLGRLSGISAHYVPKYLQKNRMPSWQTNCIDDWETKVDAIVQETQNEDMTVISGIPSWVQMYFEKLREKSGKNVGDLFKNFHLFIYGGVNYEPYRQKFEHLIGRKVDSIELFPASEGFFAYQDSQTEKGMLLLLNSGIFYEFIKADDFFSENPKRLTIKDVEVGVNYVMIISTNAGLWAYNIGDTVQFTSTKPYRVVVSGRIKHFISAFGEHVIAKEVEEAIRKATIGTDIRITEFTVAPQVNPDQNQLPYHEWFIEFENEPTDLKQFAFKIDALMQEQNSYYFDLIQGKVLQPLKITQVAKDGFSDYMKSLGKLGGQNKVQRLANDRKIVEQLAILS, encoded by the coding sequence ATGTCACTAAAATCCTTTTTAGCCAAAATATTTGCCGCTTCGGTAAGGAAGAAAATCGACCGATGGGCAAATCGTCCTGTCGAGACCCAAGAAAAAGTCTTTCAAGAACTTATCCAAAGTGCCAAAAATACCCAATTTGGGAAAGACCATCATTTTCAAGAGATTATTTCACATTCCGATTTTGTGAAAAATGTTCCCATTCGTGATTATGAAGCCTTAAAGCCTTACATTGAGCGAGTTGTAGCAGGAGAAGAAAACGTACTTTGGCAAGGAAAACCCATTTATTTTGCCAAAACTTCGGGGACTACCAGCGGAGCGAAATACATTCCCATTACTAAAGCCTCAATGCCTTACCATATTGAGGCTGCTCGTGATGCTATTCTGTGCTATGTTCATCAGACCCAAAAAGCTGATTTTGTTAACGGAAAAATGATTTTCTTGCAAGGAAGTCCTGTTTTGGAGGAAAAAAAAGGCATCAAATTGGGGCGTTTATCAGGAATTTCAGCACATTATGTTCCTAAATATTTGCAAAAAAACCGAATGCCTTCGTGGCAAACCAATTGCATTGACGATTGGGAAACCAAAGTAGATGCCATTGTTCAAGAAACTCAAAATGAGGATATGACGGTTATTAGTGGCATTCCGTCGTGGGTTCAGATGTATTTTGAGAAACTTCGGGAAAAATCGGGAAAAAATGTAGGTGATTTATTCAAGAATTTTCATCTTTTCATTTACGGAGGTGTAAATTACGAGCCTTATCGACAAAAATTTGAACATCTTATCGGAAGAAAAGTAGATAGTATTGAACTTTTTCCTGCTTCAGAAGGTTTTTTTGCCTATCAGGATAGCCAAACGGAAAAAGGAATGCTCTTACTGCTAAATTCGGGTATTTTTTATGAATTTATCAAAGCAGACGATTTCTTTTCTGAAAATCCAAAAAGATTGACTATCAAAGATGTTGAGGTTGGGGTAAATTATGTGATGATTATTTCAACTAATGCGGGATTGTGGGCGTACAATATTGGCGATACGGTACAATTTACTTCAACCAAGCCGTATCGGGTGGTAGTTTCGGGTAGAATTAAGCATTTTATTTCTGCTTTCGGCGAACACGTTATTGCTAAGGAAGTTGAGGAAGCGATTCGCAAAGCCACGATTGGAACAGATATTCGCATTACTGAATTCACAGTTGCTCCTCAGGTAAATCCCGACCAAAACCAATTGCCTTATCACGAATGGTTTATCGAATTTGAGAATGAACCTACTGATTTAAAGCAGTTTGCATTTAAAATTGATGCCCTGATGCAAGAGCAAAATTCGTATTACTTTGATTTGATACAAGGTAAGGTACTGCAACCGCTGAAAATTACGCAAGTGGCAAAAGATGGTTTTTCTGATTATATGAAATCGTTGGGTAAACTCGGCGGACAAAATAAAGTACAACGCCTTGCCAACGACCGAAAAATTGTGGAACAACTCGCTATTTTGAGTTAA
- a CDS encoding M23 family metallopeptidase, whose product MEKERETKRKYLKRKLLSKYRLVFMDEETFEEKGSIRLNRLNVFLVSSLFAISMIVLTTLLIIYTPLRQYILGFSEVKLRKEVVKLNFSVDSLESEIAKNNLYLTSVKKVLVGDIQPEKINKDSIFESFKIDPQSIDFKPNRQDSLLRQEVADEERYNVFEKASYRDKEVLLFAPLRGEISNEFSPENRHYGIDIIAAEGTPVKVVADGTVIFSDWTIETGYVIIVEHKDNLISVYKHNSSLAKRQGNQVRTGEVIATVGNTGELTTGPHLHFELWNNGYAINPLSHIDFK is encoded by the coding sequence ATGGAAAAAGAAAGAGAAACAAAACGAAAATATTTAAAACGAAAGTTGCTCAGTAAGTATCGTTTGGTATTTATGGACGAGGAAACTTTTGAAGAAAAAGGGTCGATACGCTTAAATCGGTTGAATGTTTTTTTGGTGAGTTCGCTTTTCGCCATATCGATGATTGTATTGACTACTTTACTTATCATATATACCCCTCTAAGGCAGTACATATTAGGCTTTTCCGAAGTAAAACTTCGTAAAGAGGTAGTTAAACTTAATTTCAGTGTAGATTCCTTAGAAAGCGAAATTGCTAAAAATAATTTATATTTAACTTCTGTAAAAAAAGTATTGGTTGGTGATATTCAGCCTGAAAAAATCAACAAGGATTCTATTTTTGAAAGTTTTAAAATAGATCCTCAATCTATTGATTTTAAGCCTAATCGTCAGGATTCACTTCTTAGGCAAGAGGTTGCCGATGAGGAACGCTATAATGTTTTTGAAAAGGCTTCCTACCGTGATAAAGAAGTGCTTTTGTTTGCTCCATTACGAGGTGAAATTTCTAATGAATTTTCGCCTGAAAATAGGCACTATGGTATTGATATTATCGCTGCGGAAGGTACACCTGTGAAGGTTGTTGCTGACGGAACTGTGATTTTTTCGGATTGGACAATTGAGACTGGATATGTCATTATTGTGGAACATAAAGACAACTTAATTTCCGTTTATAAGCATAATTCATCTTTGGCCAAACGGCAAGGAAATCAGGTGCGTACAGGCGAAGTCATTGCCACTGTTGGCAATACAGGCGAACTAACTACGGGTCCGCACTTGCATTTTGAACTTTGGAATAACGGATACGCAATCAATCCGTTAAGTCATATTGATTTTAAGTAG
- a CDS encoding metallophosphoesterase, producing MKVNKTFKRVLKISLGLIALIPIILLGQMLLFNMKYQNDEKNIFGWDKENRRFQINEKKQYELNGIDGPYLIGDTLYYLNEENIVVKSTEVKDSLQVRVPNKDADSFHFSLRKNIEKDLFSYAMPEKLIAISDIEGNFDAFCGFLQKNKIIDQNFNWVFGKGHLVLNGDFVDRGQHVTPTLWLIYKLEEQALQQGGKIHYVLGNHEIMNFQGNHKYADAKYIKLAQIIYPSASTKESYKILYSKKSEIGRWLRTKNVVTKIGDYLFVHAGFSPEILSHHLSLENINEITRKNWDKDLYKYPQSDSIANFLLGRKGPFWYRGLVKSYKYYDKANGKDVQEILKTYQAEKIVVGHSIVDAVSADYHGKVIRIDVKHGNEKHSPQTQGLLVENGIEYKTDAMGKRTKL from the coding sequence ATGAAAGTAAACAAAACATTTAAGAGAGTACTGAAAATTTCTCTCGGCTTGATAGCCTTAATCCCGATTATTCTTTTAGGGCAAATGCTTCTTTTCAATATGAAATACCAAAACGACGAAAAAAATATTTTCGGGTGGGACAAGGAAAATAGGCGCTTTCAAATCAATGAAAAGAAACAGTATGAACTCAATGGTATTGATGGTCCGTACCTTATTGGCGATACGCTATACTATCTAAATGAAGAGAATATCGTTGTAAAATCCACCGAAGTAAAAGACTCCTTGCAGGTGCGTGTGCCCAATAAAGATGCCGATTCGTTCCATTTTTCATTAAGGAAAAATATTGAAAAAGATTTGTTTTCCTATGCAATGCCCGAAAAATTGATTGCGATTTCGGATATCGAAGGCAATTTTGATGCCTTTTGCGGATTTCTTCAAAAAAATAAGATTATCGACCAAAATTTTAATTGGGTTTTTGGTAAAGGGCATCTGGTCTTAAATGGTGATTTTGTGGATAGAGGTCAGCACGTAACTCCCACGCTTTGGCTGATATACAAATTAGAGGAACAAGCACTACAGCAAGGTGGAAAAATTCATTATGTTTTAGGAAATCACGAAATTATGAATTTCCAAGGAAATCATAAGTATGCTGATGCTAAATATATTAAATTAGCTCAAATTATTTATCCGAGCGCTTCTACCAAGGAGAGTTACAAAATTCTGTATTCCAAAAAATCGGAAATAGGTAGGTGGCTACGTACTAAAAATGTGGTAACGAAAATTGGGGATTATCTTTTTGTACACGCAGGTTTCAGTCCTGAAATTTTATCGCACCATTTAAGTTTGGAAAACATCAACGAAATAACTCGAAAAAATTGGGACAAAGACCTTTACAAGTATCCTCAAAGCGACAGTATAGCCAATTTTCTGCTTGGACGAAAAGGTCCGTTTTGGTATCGTGGTTTGGTTAAAAGTTATAAATATTATGACAAAGCCAATGGGAAAGATGTGCAAGAAATCCTAAAAACTTATCAAGCAGAAAAAATCGTTGTAGGGCACAGCATAGTTGATGCTGTTTCCGCAGATTATCACGGAAAAGTAATCCGAATAGATGTGAAACACGGTAATGAAAAACACAGCCCCCAAACACAAGGGTTACTTGTAGAAAATGGTATTGAATACAAAACAGATGCGATGGGCAAAAGAACCAAGCTGTAA